The following nucleotide sequence is from Nitrospira sp..
GCGCCGCGTCGTCCTTCGACGTGCACGGCGCGCCCGGGAAAATGGTAGGACGCCCCTCCGGTGAAGTCAAGCGCTCGACAGCCGTTACCGATGGGACTGGATGTCGATCATCACATTGTCCCCATCCAACTCCAGCGTGACCGGCATGCCTTCTTGAAAGACCGACAACTTGCTCCCCGCCAAGGCATCGATCTCGAACCGCTCCGGTCCATCCGGTGTCGAAATGAGGATTTCTCCCCAGAACGGATCGGCATAGGCGATGCACCCGGCCACGACCTTATGGTGCTCAAACTGCTCGCCCCCAGGCTTGGCCGCATCCAGCAGTACGTTGCCGGAATCGACCAGCAGCCAGACCGCATCACCGATATGGGCATCATGCAGACCGACCCGATCGGCCTTGTTCGGGCTGATCGTACGAGGCTGCAAGCCATAAGGTGTTTTCACGAACAGGACGCCGCTTTCGATCTTCGTGATGTGGCCGCTGAGCGCCGACCGCGTCCCGATCATGGGATTGTCGGAAAAGTCCGCCCACGCCGCAGACAGGGGCCACAGCAATCCCAGCGTCCCCACGAGCATACATGCATTCCACTTCATGGTCACCTCCTTGCGCGCCGATCTCGGCAAGACCTGCCGGCCGCTCAATACCCCGCCTCGCTCCCTGCCCCTGTGGCCGGAGGCACGTTGATGCCGTACTCTTGGATCGGCGTGACCATCAAGGCGAAGTTGAACAGTTCATCGGCCGCGACATCATGGATGCCCTGGTCCCGCGTGCGGAGCATGCGAAACCACGCGCCCATCTCTTTCTTGACCGTCTTATTGTCTCCTCGTCCCAGCGCGGCCCTGACCGTGTCGAGCCGCTGACTATAGGCGTCCCAATGGGCGCCGGGATAATTGGTTTTGTAGAAATTAAGAGAACTATCAATCTCATCGACCCACGTCGCCTGCGCCGATGAGAGCCCGGCCGAGAAGCCGAGCGCGAGGCAGAGACCGAAACCCGCAACCCAATATCTAGCGAACCCTGTGTGCCTTGTCATGATGCGCCTCCTTGACGGCGGACCGACCGGCGCGGGCTCAGAAGGACATCGCTGACTGGCGGTCCGACTCCCGAGCGTTCTCCGCATCCGTCGCATCCGGCGTCTTCAACAGCATGGTGCCATCCGAAGATGAGCCGGTACCCGATTCCGGCGCCATCATCGGACGATCGAGCCCCTTCTCAAGATCAGCGATCGCCGGTTCGTTGGTGGTCACGCCGCCCTCAGGAATCGCCCCCATGGGGGTATCCGGCAAGCCGATCAACTGATCCGGATGAATCACTTGAGCCTCCGCGAGCGACCCCATGGCCACCGCCACGACGAATGCGCCGGCCAACACAACCATCAATCCTTTCTTCACATCGTTGTACATGACTGCCTCCTCTTCTCGAGGTGGTCCGCGTTACCACGTTCCTGCGCAGGAACGATTCACCGTACCGGAGAAAGTCGGATGGGACCATTGCCTGCCGGGTGGATTTTGACTCACCCCTTCGGGTGAGGAAGAAGGGAAGGCACGCGAGGGGTCAACCGTGTCCCAGGTAAGTGAGCACGGCCTCGACGCGCCCGCTCACGTTCAACTTTTGATAGATGTGGTGCAGGTGGGTTTTCACCGTGTCGAGCGACACGCAGAGCTGATCGGCAATGTCTTTGTTGCTGCGACCGGCCGCCGCACAGGCCAGAATTTCCTGTTCTCGATCGGTCAACAGCACCAGAGCGCTCGCGCCCGGCGCCTCCTGCCGGCCGGCCAGCGCCACGGCCTTCTTGGCAAACCCGTCCGGCATGAAGGCCGATCGGACCGGCTCACCCCTGTGGGTCGCGCGGATGATGCGGAGAAATTCCTGATGGTCGGCGTCCTTCAAGATGTAGCCGCAGGCTCTCGCCTGCACGGCCGCCACGATGCGCGCATCGTCGTCATGCACCGACAACATCAGCACCTTGCTCTCCGGCACACAACTGCCGATCAACTTGGTCGCGGTGATGCCGTCCAGCCGTGGCATGTCGACGTCCATCAGCACAATGTTCGGACGATGCGCCACCGCCAGGTCGAAGGCCTGTCGGCCGTCCATCGCCTCGGCCACGACGCTCAGATCCCGTTCGCGCTCCAAGAGCAGGCGCAAACTCTGCCGAAACAGCCGCTGGTCTTCGGCAATCAGGATCGTGATAGGCATGGCTGCTCCTGGGTCACCGGCAGTGTCACTGTAAAGATCGCTCCACCCTCTGGGCGGTTACTCGCCCGGATGAGCCCACCGTGGGCCTCGACCACCAAACGGCAGAAATGCAGGCCGAGACCTCGTCCGATGCGATAGTCCTGTCCATCCTTCTTCCGGAAGAACAGTTCGAACAGATGCGACAAGTCCTCGGGAGCGATCCCCGGCCCATCGTCTTCCACGGAGAACGTCACCATCGAGGCGCGACCGCCCTCATGGTCGAGCCCGCCGACTCCGGAAGGGGCATTCTGTCGGAGCGTGATCGTGATCGTGCCCTGGGGAGGCGAGTACTTCAACGCGTTGTGGATCACATTGATCAACACCCGCTGCAGCCTGCGCCCGTCGCCCACGATGCGCACCTCTTCCGCAGGCATCTGAACGGAGAACCGCACTTGTTGCGCCTCGGCCTCGGGGCGGAACAGATGGGTCACGTCTTTGAGCACGCGACTCAGGGAGACGGAGGACGTGCTGAGCGGCAGGCCGGCATAACTTTCCTGGTACACGTCCAACATGTCGTTGATCATCCCTAGCAGCAGATCGGTGGTGAACCGCAAATCCTCCAGGCAACGTCGGGGCAGGTCCTGGGCCATCTCGGGTCGGCCTCCGAGCCACTCCAAGGTTTTCTTGATCCCCGCCAATGGATTCCGGATGTCATGGGCGAACATCGAGGCGAACTGGCTCAACGACGCCAAGCGTTCGGATCGCACCAGCTGGCGCTCGAGCTGCTGCTGCTCCGTGAGATCGCTGAGCTGCACCATGATCGAATCGATACGGCCGGCCTTCATCAGCGGCACGACGTCCACTTCCATCGTCAACTCACCGGCAGGCGTCGGCACCCGCATGGTACCGGCCGGCACCTCGTCACCCGTCTTGCGGACCCGTTCCAGCGCTGCCGACAGGCGAAGCCGATCGGGATCGGTCACCAGCTCGGTGAGCGGATGCTCCATCACAGCCGCCCGAGGCTGCCCCAGCGTCAGTTCGCCTCGGCGGTTCATATCGCGAATGTGTCCGTGAGGGTCGAGGAGGATCTTCGTATCGACCGAGTGATTCCACAAGAGACGATACAGTTCTTCGGAGGCGGCCAAATCCACATTGGCCTGCTCCAACCGACGGACATACTGTGCCTCGGCCTGGGACGCAAACGCGAGCCGTCGGGCCAAATCGTCGAAGCTCGCGGCCAACGCGTCGATCTCCACGATTCCCGATGGCGAGGTACCTGCGTCGACGGGGAGCGAGGAGGGC
It contains:
- a CDS encoding DNA-binding protein, yielding MTRHTGFARYWVAGFGLCLALGFSAGLSSAQATWVDEIDSSLNFYKTNYPGAHWDAYSQRLDTVRAALGRGDNKTVKKEMGAWFRMLRTRDQGIHDVAADELFNFALMVTPIQEYGINVPPATGAGSEAGY
- a CDS encoding response regulator transcription factor, which encodes MPITILIAEDQRLFRQSLRLLLERERDLSVVAEAMDGRQAFDLAVAHRPNIVLMDVDMPRLDGITATKLIGSCVPESKVLMLSVHDDDARIVAAVQARACGYILKDADHQEFLRIIRATHRGEPVRSAFMPDGFAKKAVALAGRQEAPGASALVLLTDREQEILACAAAGRSNKDIADQLCVSLDTVKTHLHHIYQKLNVSGRVEAVLTYLGHG
- a CDS encoding PAS domain S-box protein — its product is MSQRVSLPRVLTFSILSVGIVSGTIGLAAAYWHATQSLRSSVGLTFQELARQSAEKTSLWLGKEVEWIERFSVLPELHASLAGIGRTQGFLPFEQWRDGRHPYFHSFALVRADGQLVGGQDTEQTRNHYRHQPWWPILFAEARAWAGPLTIDGEGHGHWEVAVPIGRPGEPVRGALKVIIGTDRILSSILSTRIGQTGHMMVVDEEGRVLACSLLPPTRHQAVPAITMQKGASAGPRWLPVREDSHGGGEGIIGVAPITLPKSVAQAQAWYVLMQQDPEETFAPLRGLVEKLTLFWIGTIGFIAWLRWGLARRIVRPVTALIRRMDSLGAGRTPSSLPVDAGTSPSGIVEIDALAASFDDLARRLAFASQAEAQYVRRLEQANVDLAASEELYRLLWNHSVDTKILLDPHGHIRDMNRRGELTLGQPRAAVMEHPLTELVTDPDRLRLSAALERVRKTGDEVPAGTMRVPTPAGELTMEVDVVPLMKAGRIDSIMVQLSDLTEQQQLERQLVRSERLASLSQFASMFAHDIRNPLAGIKKTLEWLGGRPEMAQDLPRRCLEDLRFTTDLLLGMINDMLDVYQESYAGLPLSTSSVSLSRVLKDVTHLFRPEAEAQQVRFSVQMPAEEVRIVGDGRRLQRVLINVIHNALKYSPPQGTITITLRQNAPSGVGGLDHEGGRASMVTFSVEDDGPGIAPEDLSHLFELFFRKKDGQDYRIGRGLGLHFCRLVVEAHGGLIRASNRPEGGAIFTVTLPVTQEQPCLSRS